In the genome of Colletes latitarsis isolate SP2378_abdomen chromosome 9, iyColLati1, whole genome shotgun sequence, one region contains:
- the Moca-cyp gene encoding nuclear cyclophilin protein Moca-cyp isoform X3: MKAGSFCSSLIPLIIFCCCSTTQPAPHLDNVHVVFGEVVSGQEIVTHIEGLPVDRMSRPLQDAKVVNCGELVLKVKSRVKKRETKDSSSSDSDSDSYAGKSKKKKKARKSKKRAKSEDGEIHDSNEDDLEKPHPLVSVTKIDPDEIPEVPANKFLYRAGPTNNANQKEFRQHYGRDRVRSNRKTGRVFKGRGIFRYHTPSRSRSRSVTPPHWKQAQNRTIKLHEFQKLEKERLKKEEELKKREADRIKKFTENPDEDNPIMDKFDTDARVSEELENKENDQSDDKKDDNKNVEQDQDNLNTSSDVNDAMAKDKVDGKHKIEKTIKRDSHRSYGDRSSRRDSRDRSRRRGSGRSRSRDRRRSRDRDYDRRNSRDRRNRRNYYPRRRDSYRMIRPVRDNYRYYDRRNDYRRTNNSNSNYDVDKNRRKSDNASDTNNQPKFKRRSRSTSSSSQHSKD; encoded by the exons ATGAAAGCTGGCTCTTTCTGTTCATCTCTCATCCCCTTAATCATATTTTGTTGTTGTAGTACAACACAACCAGCGCCTCATCTCGACAA TGTCCATGTGGTTTTTGGAGAAGTAGTGTCTGGCCAGGAAATTGTTACACATATCGAGGGACTTCCAGTAGACCGTATGTCCCGTCCGTTGCAAGATGCGAAGGTTGTAAATTGTGGAGAACTTGTATTGAAGGTTAAAAGTAGAG TAAAAAAACGTGAAACGAAAGATAGTAGTTCTTCCGATTCTGATTCTGATTCATATGCCGGAAAgtctaaaaagaaaaagaaagccagaaaaag TAAAAAAAGAGCAAAATCAGAAGACGGTGAGATTCATGATTCGAACGAAGATGATCTTGAAAAACCTCATCCATTAGTTTCAGTCACAAAAATCGATCCAGATGAAATTCCTGAAGTGCcggcaaataaatttttatacagaGCAGGGCCTACCAATAATGCGAATCAAAAAGAATTTAGGCAACATTATGGAAGGGATCGGGTACGATCGAATAGAAAAACTGGTCGCGTATTTAAAGGAAGAGGGATATTT CGATATCATACACCTTCGCGTAGCCGTTCGAGAAGCGTCACGCCGCCTCACTGGAAGCAAGCTCAAAATCGTACCATTAAATTGCATGAATTTCAg AAATTAGAAAAGGAACGTTTAAAGAAAgaagaagaattgaagaaacgtGAGGCTGATAGGATTAAAAAATTTACTGAGAATCCGGACGAAGATAATCCAATAATGGACAAGTTTGATACAGATGCACGCGTATCCGAAGAAttggaaaataaagaaaatgatCAGTCGGACGATAAGAAGGATGACAATAAAAATGTGGAACAGGACCAAGATAATTTGAACACTAGTTCGGACGTAAATGATGCTATGGCAAAAGATAAAGTAGATGGAAAGCATAAAATTGAGAAAACAATAAAACGTGATTCGCATCGATCATACGGTGATAGATCTTCGCGACGTGATTCACGGGATAGGAGTAGAAGACGCGGAAGTGGTCGTTCAAGATCGCGAGATCGTAGGAGATCTCGAGATAGAGATTATGACCGTAGGAATAGTCGCGATAGAAGAAACAGAAGGAATTATTATCCGCGAAGGCGAGATTCTTACAGAATGATTAGACCCGTCAGAGATAATTACAGATATTATGATAGACGTAATGATTATAGAAGGACAAACAATTCAAATTCGAATTACGATGTGGATAAAAACCGAAGAAAGAGTGATAATGCATCGGACACGAATAATCAACCGAAATTCAAGCGTCGTTCACGTTCAACAAGCTCTAGTAGTCAACACTCCAAAGACTAG
- the Moca-cyp gene encoding nuclear cyclophilin protein Moca-cyp isoform X1, giving the protein MYKVLTQSTSRTNQSCVNVGEKEFTRKFIMVNINPRVFFDIEVGGLPMGRIVFELFADICPITCENFRSLCTGEKGLGKTTGKSLHYKGIVFHRVVKDFMIQGGDFSVGNGTGGESIYGGTFADENFIIKHNKPFLLSMANRDRDTNGSQFFITTQPAPHLDNVHVVFGEVVSGQEIVTHIEGLPVDRMSRPLQDAKVVNCGELVLKVKSRVKKRETKDSSSSDSDSDSYAGKSKKKKKARKSKKRAKSEDGEIHDSNEDDLEKPHPLVSVTKIDPDEIPEVPANKFLYRAGPTNNANQKEFRQHYGRDRVRSNRKTGRVFKGRGIFRYHTPSRSRSRSVTPPHWKQAQNRTIKLHEFQKLEKERLKKEEELKKREADRIKKFTENPDEDNPIMDKFDTDARVSEELENKENDQSDDKKDDNKNVEQDQDNLNTSSDVNDAMAKDKVDGKHKIEKTIKRDSHRSYGDRSSRRDSRDRSRRRGSGRSRSRDRRRSRDRDYDRRNSRDRRNRRNYYPRRRDSYRMIRPVRDNYRYYDRRNDYRRTNNSNSNYDVDKNRRKSDNASDTNNQPKFKRRSRSTSSSSQHSKD; this is encoded by the exons ATGTAT AAAGTGCTTACGCAGTCGACGAGTCGGACGAATCAATCGTGTGTTAATGTAGGGGAAAAA gaaTTTACAAGGAAATTCATCATGGTTAACATCAATCCACGAGTATTCTTTGACATAGAGGTGGGCGGACTCCCAATGGGCCGCATAGTATTTGAACTTTTTGCTGACATTTGTCCAATAACGTGCGAAAACTTTCGTTCTTTGTGTACCGGAGAGAAAGGACTTGGGAAAACAACTGGCAAATCTTTGCATTATAAAGGAATTGTTTTTCATAGAGTAGTTAAAGATTTTATGATTCAAGGTGGTGATTTTTCAGTAGGTAATGGAACAGGAGGCGAATCAATTTATGGTGGAACATTTGCAG atgaaaattttattataaaacatAATAAACCATTTTTACTATCAATGGCAAATCGTGACAGAGATACAAATGGTTCACAATTTTTTAT TACAACACAACCAGCGCCTCATCTCGACAA TGTCCATGTGGTTTTTGGAGAAGTAGTGTCTGGCCAGGAAATTGTTACACATATCGAGGGACTTCCAGTAGACCGTATGTCCCGTCCGTTGCAAGATGCGAAGGTTGTAAATTGTGGAGAACTTGTATTGAAGGTTAAAAGTAGAG TAAAAAAACGTGAAACGAAAGATAGTAGTTCTTCCGATTCTGATTCTGATTCATATGCCGGAAAgtctaaaaagaaaaagaaagccagaaaaag TAAAAAAAGAGCAAAATCAGAAGACGGTGAGATTCATGATTCGAACGAAGATGATCTTGAAAAACCTCATCCATTAGTTTCAGTCACAAAAATCGATCCAGATGAAATTCCTGAAGTGCcggcaaataaatttttatacagaGCAGGGCCTACCAATAATGCGAATCAAAAAGAATTTAGGCAACATTATGGAAGGGATCGGGTACGATCGAATAGAAAAACTGGTCGCGTATTTAAAGGAAGAGGGATATTT CGATATCATACACCTTCGCGTAGCCGTTCGAGAAGCGTCACGCCGCCTCACTGGAAGCAAGCTCAAAATCGTACCATTAAATTGCATGAATTTCAg AAATTAGAAAAGGAACGTTTAAAGAAAgaagaagaattgaagaaacgtGAGGCTGATAGGATTAAAAAATTTACTGAGAATCCGGACGAAGATAATCCAATAATGGACAAGTTTGATACAGATGCACGCGTATCCGAAGAAttggaaaataaagaaaatgatCAGTCGGACGATAAGAAGGATGACAATAAAAATGTGGAACAGGACCAAGATAATTTGAACACTAGTTCGGACGTAAATGATGCTATGGCAAAAGATAAAGTAGATGGAAAGCATAAAATTGAGAAAACAATAAAACGTGATTCGCATCGATCATACGGTGATAGATCTTCGCGACGTGATTCACGGGATAGGAGTAGAAGACGCGGAAGTGGTCGTTCAAGATCGCGAGATCGTAGGAGATCTCGAGATAGAGATTATGACCGTAGGAATAGTCGCGATAGAAGAAACAGAAGGAATTATTATCCGCGAAGGCGAGATTCTTACAGAATGATTAGACCCGTCAGAGATAATTACAGATATTATGATAGACGTAATGATTATAGAAGGACAAACAATTCAAATTCGAATTACGATGTGGATAAAAACCGAAGAAAGAGTGATAATGCATCGGACACGAATAATCAACCGAAATTCAAGCGTCGTTCACGTTCAACAAGCTCTAGTAGTCAACACTCCAAAGACTAG
- the LOC143345838 gene encoding eukaryotic translation initiation factor 4E type 2 isoform X2, translating into MSNKFEALKGNEDSGDNETQSKDNQKVEKDSIPHIEISPTEHKLQYAYALWYSRRNPGKQPNIQSYDQNLKLVGRFASVEQFWSLYSHLIRPSELTTHTDFHLFKVGIKPMWEDEANQKGGKWIVRLRKGLVSRCWENLILAMLGEQFMVGEEICGAVVSIRFQEDIICVWNKTASDYATTTRIRDTLRRVLHLPASASMEYKTHNESLKNIHRL; encoded by the exons ATGTCCAATAAATTCGAGGC GTTAAAAGGTAATGAGGACAGTGGAGACAACGAAACACAGTCAAAAGATAATCAAAAAGTTGAGAAAGATTCAATA CCTCATATAGAAATTAGTCCAACCGAGCACAAATTACAATATGCATATGCATTATGGTATAGTCGGCGCAATCCTGGTAAACAACCAAACATACAAAGTTACGACCAAAATTTAAAATTGGTTGGTAGGTTTGCAAGCGTGGAACAGTTTTGGAGTCTTTATAGTCATTTAATTCGGCCATCAGAGTTAACAACACACACAGACTTTCATCTTTTTAAAGTTGGCATAAAACCAATGTGGGAA GATGAGGCAAATCAGAAAGGTGGTAAATGGATAGTACGATTACGAAAAGGTTTAGTATCCAGATGTTGGGAAAATCTTATATTAGCTATGCTAGGAGAACAGTTTATGGTCGGAGAAGAAATATGCGGAGCTGTTGTATCTATAAGGTTTCAA gAAGACATAATATGTGTATGGAATAAGACAGCGTCTgattatgcaacaacaacacgTATTAGAGACACATTAAGGAGAGTACTACATCTTCCAGCCAGTGCCTCTATGGAGTACAAAACCCATAAtgaaagtttaaaaaatattcatcggcttTAA
- the Vps28 gene encoding vacuolar protein sorting 28 codes for MNEMETQILEKDDNYKSKKPNHVRKLNFGQQILTLDVVKQIHGQKDGVLSIDRNIMTIPCTVKNEFVRNWIETHRDRVLDSDESSQTSPILGSSVTKRAGKSPVFHTRRKRARQKYSLNNMFIDSTERMCLKNPESQINTKLLNVSAENNKYIEKGSMDRKESIKRNLFNVENSRNHIKEGNTSTSPILDESCYSYKRRRRRRRKFTDENSQRKALDRIENKCTKANAVSSPSLTKTHNVEMSPILDRYSYSYKKKRRKLREMNSQETDFNKVGNSYTDTNMNNVTLCRLVDPQCLKNKYKIMSSQKRLTLLRKLENSSQNDNAESMASKSTKIPEDSIESDSPVSEVKLNIEDSPKDTKDMAKMEIESSNEDSDNCIGLVNTGSEKSLSNRIEDANTQDTIPIIEIFNHDLMDNLSTCAPKFVSIHSQTSTKDSDRTFFLEADKFRSKLPSIDPSQKISQISSQINDLTDKNSSETGVMITTEESPQRPNLDPSMCLNLLDSGKKKRKAKRGSLSEKLQSLINGQISSVRIWKHQLKQAAKDSCSLPCVTVHVQACVTRFSRQFLEGFATEDPFNLLPRKEENKFPGFIKIMTIPDIVGRIELKSTSTVQIFPPWEILDDKELILNVTYINIVSDNEKIDIEQDKIRRNCVKQQIIKQFDCPCIIAGKMIFSCRNRFDKPNVIENLFID; via the exons ATGAACGAAATGGAAACGCAAATCCTTGAAAAGGATGACAATTACAAGTCAAAGAAACCGAATCATgtgagaaaattaaattttggacAGCAGATTCTAACCTTAGACGTGGTGAAACAAATTCATGGACAAAAGGATGGTGTGCTGTCGATCGACCGAAATATCATGACGATACCATGCACGgtaaaaaacgaatttgtacGTAATTGGATTGAAACTCACAGAGATCGTGTTCTTGACTCGGATGAATCGTCTCAAACATCTCCTATTCTTGGATCATCTGTGACTAAACGCGCGGGAAAATCTCCGGTTTTCCATACACGTCGGAAACGAGCTAGGCAAAAATatagtttaaacaatatgtttaTAGACAGCACTGAACGTATGTGTTTAAAAAATCCAGAAAGTCAAATTAATACAAAACTATTAAATGTCTCTGCTGAGAATAATAAATACATAGAAAAAGGTAGCATGGACAGAAAAGAAAGCATTaagagaaatttatttaatgttgAGAATAGTAGAAATCATATTAAAGAAGGCAATACAAGTACATCTCCGATATTGGATGAAAGCTGTTATTCCtataaaagaagaagaagaagaagaagaaaatttaCAGATGAAAACTCTCAGAGGAAAGCTCTAGATCGAATTGAGAATAAATGCACCAAAGCTAATGCAGTTTCTTCTCCTAGTCTTACAAAAACGCATAATGTAGAAATGTCACCTATTTTGGATAGATACTCGTATTCTTATAAAAAGAAAAGGAGAAAACTTAGGGAGATGAATTCGCAGGAAACAGATTTTAATAAAGTAGGAAACAGTTACACAGACACTAATATGAATAATGTGACATTGTGTCGTTTAGTTGATCCACAGTGCTTGAAAAACAAGTACAAAATTATGTCTAGTCAAAAGAGACTTACGTTATTAAGAAAGTTGGAAAATAGTTCTCAAAATGATAATGCAGAATCTATGGCAAGTAAAAGTACTAAAATTCCAGAAGATTCTATTGAATCCGATTCGCCGGTTTCAGAGGTAAAATTAAATATCGAAGATAGTCCAAAAGATACCAAAGATATGGCAAAAATGGAAATAGAATCTAGCAACGAAGATAGTGATAATTGTATAGGTTTAGTAAATACAGGCAGTGAGAAAAGTCTTAGCAATCGCATAGAAGATGCAAATACGCAAGATACAATTCCTATCATAGAAATTTTTAATCACGATTTAATGGATAATTTATCTACTTGTGCGCCCAAGTTCGTTTCCATTCACTCACAAACGTCTACCAAAGATTCGGATCGAACTTTTTTCTTGGAAGCAGATAAATTTCGAAGTAAACTTCCCAGTATAGATCCTTCTCAGAAAATTTCTCAAATTTCGTCGCAAATTAACGATCTGACAGATAAGAATTCGTCCGAAACTGGAGTTATGATTACCACGGAAGAATCGCCGCAAAGGCCGAATCTAGATCCGTCGATGTGTTTAAATCTTTTGGATTCCggaaagaaaaagagaaaagcAAAACG AGGAAGTTTGTCTGAGAAACTGCAATCTTTGATTAATGGACAAATATCGAGTGTACGTATATGGAAACACCAACTTAAACAAGCAGCAAAAGACAGTTGTTCTCTACCGTGTGTTACAGTTCATGTACAAGCATGCGTGACTCGCTTTAGCAGGCAATTTTTGGAAGGATTCGCGACCGAAGATCCGTTTAATTTATTACCTCGTAAAGAAGAAAACAAATTCCCTGGATTTATAAAGATCATGACGATTCCTGATATTGTGGGTAGAATTGAATTGAAATCCACAAGTACAGTACAAATTTTCCCTCCTTGGGAAATCTTAGACGATAAGGAACTAATATTAAATGTAAcatatataaatatagtatCTGATAATGAAAAAATCGATATAGAACAAGataaaataagaagaaattGTGTTAAGCAACAGATTATAAAACAGTTCGACTGTCCATGTATCATTGCGGGCAAAATGATATTCTCTTGTAGAAATCGCTTTGACAAACCTAATGTAATCGAGAACTTATTTATCGATTAA
- the Moca-cyp gene encoding nuclear cyclophilin protein Moca-cyp isoform X2 has translation MVNINPRVFFDIEVGGLPMGRIVFELFADICPITCENFRSLCTGEKGLGKTTGKSLHYKGIVFHRVVKDFMIQGGDFSVGNGTGGESIYGGTFADENFIIKHNKPFLLSMANRDRDTNGSQFFITTQPAPHLDNVHVVFGEVVSGQEIVTHIEGLPVDRMSRPLQDAKVVNCGELVLKVKSRVKKRETKDSSSSDSDSDSYAGKSKKKKKARKSKKRAKSEDGEIHDSNEDDLEKPHPLVSVTKIDPDEIPEVPANKFLYRAGPTNNANQKEFRQHYGRDRVRSNRKTGRVFKGRGIFRYHTPSRSRSRSVTPPHWKQAQNRTIKLHEFQKLEKERLKKEEELKKREADRIKKFTENPDEDNPIMDKFDTDARVSEELENKENDQSDDKKDDNKNVEQDQDNLNTSSDVNDAMAKDKVDGKHKIEKTIKRDSHRSYGDRSSRRDSRDRSRRRGSGRSRSRDRRRSRDRDYDRRNSRDRRNRRNYYPRRRDSYRMIRPVRDNYRYYDRRNDYRRTNNSNSNYDVDKNRRKSDNASDTNNQPKFKRRSRSTSSSSQHSKD, from the exons ATGGTTAACATCAATCCACGAGTATTCTTTGACATAGAGGTGGGCGGACTCCCAATGGGCCGCATAGTATTTGAACTTTTTGCTGACATTTGTCCAATAACGTGCGAAAACTTTCGTTCTTTGTGTACCGGAGAGAAAGGACTTGGGAAAACAACTGGCAAATCTTTGCATTATAAAGGAATTGTTTTTCATAGAGTAGTTAAAGATTTTATGATTCAAGGTGGTGATTTTTCAGTAGGTAATGGAACAGGAGGCGAATCAATTTATGGTGGAACATTTGCAG atgaaaattttattataaaacatAATAAACCATTTTTACTATCAATGGCAAATCGTGACAGAGATACAAATGGTTCACAATTTTTTAT TACAACACAACCAGCGCCTCATCTCGACAA TGTCCATGTGGTTTTTGGAGAAGTAGTGTCTGGCCAGGAAATTGTTACACATATCGAGGGACTTCCAGTAGACCGTATGTCCCGTCCGTTGCAAGATGCGAAGGTTGTAAATTGTGGAGAACTTGTATTGAAGGTTAAAAGTAGAG TAAAAAAACGTGAAACGAAAGATAGTAGTTCTTCCGATTCTGATTCTGATTCATATGCCGGAAAgtctaaaaagaaaaagaaagccagaaaaag TAAAAAAAGAGCAAAATCAGAAGACGGTGAGATTCATGATTCGAACGAAGATGATCTTGAAAAACCTCATCCATTAGTTTCAGTCACAAAAATCGATCCAGATGAAATTCCTGAAGTGCcggcaaataaatttttatacagaGCAGGGCCTACCAATAATGCGAATCAAAAAGAATTTAGGCAACATTATGGAAGGGATCGGGTACGATCGAATAGAAAAACTGGTCGCGTATTTAAAGGAAGAGGGATATTT CGATATCATACACCTTCGCGTAGCCGTTCGAGAAGCGTCACGCCGCCTCACTGGAAGCAAGCTCAAAATCGTACCATTAAATTGCATGAATTTCAg AAATTAGAAAAGGAACGTTTAAAGAAAgaagaagaattgaagaaacgtGAGGCTGATAGGATTAAAAAATTTACTGAGAATCCGGACGAAGATAATCCAATAATGGACAAGTTTGATACAGATGCACGCGTATCCGAAGAAttggaaaataaagaaaatgatCAGTCGGACGATAAGAAGGATGACAATAAAAATGTGGAACAGGACCAAGATAATTTGAACACTAGTTCGGACGTAAATGATGCTATGGCAAAAGATAAAGTAGATGGAAAGCATAAAATTGAGAAAACAATAAAACGTGATTCGCATCGATCATACGGTGATAGATCTTCGCGACGTGATTCACGGGATAGGAGTAGAAGACGCGGAAGTGGTCGTTCAAGATCGCGAGATCGTAGGAGATCTCGAGATAGAGATTATGACCGTAGGAATAGTCGCGATAGAAGAAACAGAAGGAATTATTATCCGCGAAGGCGAGATTCTTACAGAATGATTAGACCCGTCAGAGATAATTACAGATATTATGATAGACGTAATGATTATAGAAGGACAAACAATTCAAATTCGAATTACGATGTGGATAAAAACCGAAGAAAGAGTGATAATGCATCGGACACGAATAATCAACCGAAATTCAAGCGTCGTTCACGTTCAACAAGCTCTAGTAGTCAACACTCCAAAGACTAG
- the LOC143345839 gene encoding motile sperm domain-containing protein 1 yields MQSQLPAIPRKLPVFVFPQNITFFLDDQSTHKQVLTLYNPYDFPIKFKVLSTAPNKYKVIDPEGTIKARCFVDIVIRHTSLMLSNCNVIDKFRIQMQEHPTKQTIGKRDVEAKLLPGTTDSTGRSTPDPEMFQQLPINESRQQQSYALLTQNKTIDRGTNYVALIAGIICIAGLLLPTEGEQYNRVPDYLHLSINFKLIFSYVLGLVTIIILRM; encoded by the exons ATGCAGTCCCAGTTACCAGCTATTCCTCGAAAATTGCCAGTGTTTGTATTTCCCCAAAATATCACTTTCTTTTTAGACGATCAATCCACACACAAACAAGTTTTGACTTTATATAACCCAtacgattttccaataaaatttaaAG TATTATCTACTGCGCCAAATAAATACAAAGTTATTGATCCTGAAGGAACAATAAAAGCAAGATGTTTTGTGGATATTGTTATAAGACATACTTCCCTTATGTTAAGCAATTGCAATGTCATAGATAAATTTAGAATACAAATGCAAGAACATCCGACTAAACAG ACTATAGGAAAACGAGATGTGGAAGCTAAACTCCTTCCTGGGACAACGGATAGTACTGGAAGATCAACCCCAGATCCAGAAATGTTTCAGCAACTTCCTATAAATGAAAGCAGACAACAACAATCTTATGCGCTTCTAACTCAAAATAAAACAATTGACA GAGGAACAAATTATGTAGCATTAATTGCTGGTATCATATGTATAGCTGGCTTACTTCTACCCACAGAAGGAGAACAGTATAATAGAGTGCCTGATTATCTACATCTCTCCATAaactttaaattaatattttcatatgTATTAG GTTtggttacgattattattttaagaaTGTAA
- the LOC143345838 gene encoding eukaryotic translation initiation factor 4E type 2 isoform X1: MSNKFEAICRLKGNEDSGDNETQSKDNQKVEKDSIPHIEISPTEHKLQYAYALWYSRRNPGKQPNIQSYDQNLKLVGRFASVEQFWSLYSHLIRPSELTTHTDFHLFKVGIKPMWEDEANQKGGKWIVRLRKGLVSRCWENLILAMLGEQFMVGEEICGAVVSIRFQEDIICVWNKTASDYATTTRIRDTLRRVLHLPASASMEYKTHNESLKNIHRL; this comes from the exons ATGTCCAATAAATTCGAGGC TATTTGTAGGTTAAAAGGTAATGAGGACAGTGGAGACAACGAAACACAGTCAAAAGATAATCAAAAAGTTGAGAAAGATTCAATA CCTCATATAGAAATTAGTCCAACCGAGCACAAATTACAATATGCATATGCATTATGGTATAGTCGGCGCAATCCTGGTAAACAACCAAACATACAAAGTTACGACCAAAATTTAAAATTGGTTGGTAGGTTTGCAAGCGTGGAACAGTTTTGGAGTCTTTATAGTCATTTAATTCGGCCATCAGAGTTAACAACACACACAGACTTTCATCTTTTTAAAGTTGGCATAAAACCAATGTGGGAA GATGAGGCAAATCAGAAAGGTGGTAAATGGATAGTACGATTACGAAAAGGTTTAGTATCCAGATGTTGGGAAAATCTTATATTAGCTATGCTAGGAGAACAGTTTATGGTCGGAGAAGAAATATGCGGAGCTGTTGTATCTATAAGGTTTCAA gAAGACATAATATGTGTATGGAATAAGACAGCGTCTgattatgcaacaacaacacgTATTAGAGACACATTAAGGAGAGTACTACATCTTCCAGCCAGTGCCTCTATGGAGTACAAAACCCATAAtgaaagtttaaaaaatattcatcggcttTAA